ACACCACACCACACGCCGAACAACTCAAGCATCCTTATAAAGTTCTCTTATATTCTATTttcaagtaataaaattcCCTTTGGCCATATTGCTCCCATCTCTCTAGTTTTCTTGCAAGTATTCTTACTTGACTAGTTTGAGAAGTTCGATGGCCTTACTTAGCAAATTTGTGCTAAAAGTTGTCTAAGTATCGTACGGGTTGCTGCGCAACATACTCATCCACACTACGCCAATTAAAATGTATTCTACTATTCTTTATATCTTCTCCTATACACTTTGTACAACATCCCGTGACATTATGCCAATTAAAATGTATTCCACTATTCTTCATCTTCTCCAACACACTTTgtgcaaaacaaaaaaaaaaaaacctaaccCATTTTATTAGAATTTGTTTTTCGTTGCCGAACTAAAATTAGTATAGAATATGAATAATTTGTGGTTTTGGAGGAGGATTTCACAATGACCAATATACTATGgaagttttcaaaataataaccCATAATTGTTTGCCTAGTGATGTAATGTGAGAAAGAACTTTCTCTCTGTCTGATTTTACTTATTTGGTTTATTTCGACCATGTAAATGATGATACACTTATTTGTAAGCACGATTTAAGAATTCATGGTCAATGGGTTGTGGGCTTTCGGGAGCTTTGgcaaatttttgtgttttcttttttttttgttaaatgttcATGATCAATTTTATCCATTGATTTTGCATGCTTTGATTGATTTGTGCATATATTGAAAAATGGGTTAGTGTTTGATGTTAGGATTTAGTAGCAGTGGCAGATCAAAactaaaggaaaataaaatgatccaAAAGTAGATaattttcactttcttttaaaattaaaattatttgcatacaaaataattttagatatTGATGTGCATAAAGccaattgtttattttgtttgttggtTGATAAATACAATATGTATGGCTAATCTTATCCATCTTGAATGAGGTCTGAATTGTATAAGGAGTGGGTTAGAGTATTGTTTACTTTTGTATTTGAAAATGTATGGAATTAATTGATGTCGTTTTAGTTTTTGGTGGATTGTTACTTAAGATGGTTGTTTGATGTTTGTACGAAATATTGACTGCAAATGTTTCGTCCTCCTCATTGCAATCCACTGAAACTACACATAGCAGGAACCCACCACTAACAGTGAGTGCATTATAAgggtataataatatttaatgttttctATCCAAGTTAACAGTAAAAATTAACCGAAGGGAATCTTGGTGTCCCTTATTAAAACCTTGGGATTTACATGatcattttctcaatttatAGAGGTGTAACTATccttttctcaaaaaataaagaaataaatatgaacgaaatgtaaatgacataatatgatgaattcttttcttatttactcAAACGTAGGAAGatagaaacaaaacaaaaagaagaaaaaaaatcaaaataagaagTTGAATGCCTTCCCCCAATCCTCATACTCACTCCTCCAAAATGACACTCAATTTAGTAACAAATCTTCCTCTCCTCCCACCAATTTTCTGTTTGCCCTTCTTCACAAATCCGACATCACAACTACTGTAACCATCACCACTGCTACCGTTGTTCAGCATCAATTCACTAGacacatcatcatcatccctATTGCTAGTTGTAAATGTTGTTTGATCATTTACTCTTTTAATCTTAATCATACACGGCATGCAAAAGCAGCACTTCTCTCCACCCCCACTGATAATATTCAATGCCAAGATTGCC
This window of the Citrus sinensis cultivar Valencia sweet orange chromosome 8, DVS_A1.0, whole genome shotgun sequence genome carries:
- the LOC107177212 gene encoding uncharacterized protein LOC107177212, whose translation is MGNGSSSTSEATAKVILPHGELREFANPIRVSDILQENHSCFIINSNDLDFNKVVLAMNEIEELQVGELYFALPLSWLNSPLRAEDMANLAIRAILALNIISGGGEKCCFCMPCMIKIKRVNDQTTFTTSNRDDDDVSSELMLNNGSSGDGYSSCDVGFVKKGKQKIGGRRGRFVTKLSVILEE